One segment of Dolichospermum sp. DET69 DNA contains the following:
- a CDS encoding helicase has translation MQISFLDQASLWGQVFEIAVKRGVLRKLVHAKLLLENHPVVEEWQKYKNADIKNNLIKSLKLTDQNSQEWVESMLSHLLVLGYGLGWTTTRECLKKTPVAKLKLEAIWCPLLFPGQEQKPDVEPEVTAREFKQAFNLSGNPDSGLVKQGKPARADFLLWLSPNQNSTSKKCSDFIFCFEFSYNAPRKLADFRNETAHREEVSRYARYIDSRGVFSRVCAEVEGEEFSISSDIKNHLLPFSGSDKTLYKLCQASSYTENLVKLLKSQEKLESGCIARAIAITSNGCESIAANFSNPLDTRVKLMTSLGEVYHKFPKSDNDPPDKFAKETLSAFKTLIKSLPADFRKQAKQLIPEPDLAADINYRFEENIEEFYNPTQEILREDAILAVEETEALHKFFSGSPQSHFTKELLSAEKIPLREIHQAAVTAGLNSAQIGKINVIALEGNPGIGKTTAVIKFLEKQSQGFMFLYISPRVVINRDVTDKLSKKGGILTLTTNSNLINLASKWFKQQGIQSYIDSAVVVDGVESLNYPDGTTKFITPAQENEIIDNTISASKTKNSLNERDDKLESIRRPGVLKTLATSAKKLLEVNPKINQLVMTAATQGYRSLDDKTTIDALGKLFKNKANTKPGQKERSEFAKRIPTIIAMVDEVTGDGAGALFVHKLGEWLHQQFIEPFEGIKSPFKVVLILADASLSNEVVLNNYLSHKKAPDKVLLSKSRGNEPFRITGTDVKVGLGKYPTLHIMTNSYPASQLTVEYSIQLAKVNPGLTKDGKKQTIRQAIREQLEQKNLNNAYREIERGLKQGSEQLIFFAQDKAFLRQLREKLISGKDALCQQQEVAVLDQSVLANKRLELVQEKTRDKKRVFLMTSSGSRGVSFPKTDYIIATIPRFNIESALMEVAQLIYRGRGMYTDSETGLQVSGDNQARTLVMLINDYIIEDEDSDFPKRWLRQSSDLLTLLMMLRSTIHTRIKGDAGLKRQRIAFVPVGSIGDEELLNLMSDDVQSFLQEARVFIFDSHSDESKRTVKKTQQLIEEIFADFKLTGKAADRNTKSYTDYRTLDTFIQVVSRISSQLLPSLENADLIIPENLTCLGAFWIEDWGQRKTEEAFIFEAWRKNIGQKIENLGKLLYVIYKDDQNKFPPKLRHPAGELYTILKKEQEDLTQEYSTLQNLKTENILVSIPLDYPHFWRKFEDENSPNLRLEEPDSWQKSLGRSLTPQGLIMPVIPQYNDIPWVAVAGRRVLNQWETIFSDRYFMASSELNLLNTILLEDNLE, from the coding sequence ATGCAAATATCATTTTTAGATCAAGCTTCTTTATGGGGACAGGTATTTGAAATTGCTGTAAAACGTGGTGTTTTACGAAAATTAGTCCATGCAAAATTACTTTTAGAAAATCATCCAGTTGTTGAAGAATGGCAAAAATATAAAAATGCTGATATTAAAAACAATTTAATAAAAAGCCTGAAATTAACAGATCAAAATTCCCAAGAATGGGTAGAAAGTATGCTCAGTCATCTGTTAGTTTTAGGTTATGGTTTAGGGTGGACAACTACAAGGGAATGTCTGAAAAAAACTCCAGTTGCTAAACTGAAATTAGAAGCTATTTGGTGTCCATTATTATTTCCTGGACAGGAACAAAAACCTGATGTAGAACCAGAAGTAACTGCTAGGGAATTTAAACAAGCTTTTAATTTATCAGGAAATCCAGATTCAGGATTAGTTAAACAAGGAAAACCAGCAAGAGCCGATTTTTTGTTATGGTTATCTCCAAATCAAAATTCAACTTCCAAAAAATGTAGTGATTTTATTTTCTGTTTTGAATTTTCTTATAATGCTCCTAGAAAATTAGCAGATTTTAGAAATGAAACTGCTCATAGAGAAGAAGTAAGTCGTTATGCTCGTTATATTGATTCTAGGGGAGTTTTTTCTAGGGTTTGTGCTGAAGTAGAAGGTGAGGAATTTTCTATTTCTTCAGATATAAAAAATCACTTATTACCTTTTAGTGGCTCTGATAAAACTTTGTACAAACTTTGTCAAGCATCCTCTTATACTGAAAATTTAGTTAAATTATTAAAAAGTCAGGAAAAATTAGAAAGCGGTTGTATTGCTCGCGCAATAGCCATAACATCAAATGGATGTGAAAGTATCGCGGCTAATTTTTCTAATCCGTTGGATACTAGAGTTAAATTAATGACATCTTTAGGTGAAGTATATCATAAGTTTCCGAAATCAGATAATGACCCACCTGATAAATTTGCAAAAGAAACTCTATCTGCATTTAAAACATTAATAAAATCACTTCCCGCTGATTTCAGAAAACAAGCAAAGCAACTTATTCCAGAACCTGATTTAGCCGCAGATATTAACTATAGATTTGAGGAAAATATAGAGGAATTTTATAATCCTACTCAGGAAATATTACGGGAAGATGCAATTTTAGCAGTTGAAGAAACAGAAGCATTACATAAATTCTTCTCTGGTAGTCCTCAAAGTCATTTCACTAAAGAACTTTTATCAGCAGAAAAAATACCTTTAAGAGAAATTCATCAAGCAGCAGTCACCGCAGGTTTAAATTCTGCTCAAATCGGAAAAATTAATGTCATTGCTTTAGAAGGAAATCCAGGAATTGGTAAAACGACTGCGGTGATCAAATTTCTAGAAAAACAGTCTCAAGGTTTTATGTTTTTATATATTAGTCCGCGAGTTGTCATTAATAGAGATGTGACTGATAAATTATCTAAAAAAGGTGGTATTTTAACTCTAACAACAAATTCAAATTTGATTAATTTAGCTTCTAAATGGTTTAAACAACAAGGTATACAAAGTTATATTGATAGTGCTGTGGTTGTTGATGGTGTTGAAAGTCTCAATTATCCTGATGGGACTACAAAATTCATTACACCTGCACAAGAAAATGAAATTATTGATAATACTATTTCCGCTAGTAAAACTAAAAATTCCCTCAATGAACGTGATGATAAATTAGAATCAATTCGTCGTCCAGGAGTGTTAAAAACCCTCGCAACTTCTGCTAAAAAATTACTAGAAGTTAACCCCAAAATCAATCAATTAGTAATGACTGCTGCTACTCAAGGTTATCGTTCTCTTGATGACAAAACCACAATTGATGCTTTAGGAAAGTTATTTAAAAATAAAGCTAATACTAAACCAGGACAAAAAGAACGTTCAGAGTTTGCAAAGCGTATTCCTACTATTATTGCAATGGTTGATGAAGTAACTGGTGATGGTGCAGGAGCATTATTTGTCCATAAATTAGGAGAATGGTTACATCAACAATTTATTGAACCTTTTGAGGGGATAAAATCACCTTTTAAAGTTGTTTTAATTTTGGCTGATGCTTCTTTAAGTAATGAAGTAGTTTTAAATAATTATTTAAGTCATAAAAAAGCCCCTGATAAAGTTTTGTTAAGTAAAAGTAGGGGTAATGAACCATTTAGAATAACAGGAACTGATGTAAAAGTTGGACTAGGAAAATATCCAACTTTGCATATTATGACTAATAGTTATCCAGCTTCTCAACTTACTGTTGAATATAGTATCCAATTGGCAAAAGTTAATCCTGGATTAACAAAAGATGGTAAAAAACAAACTATTCGTCAAGCAATTCGAGAACAATTAGAGCAAAAAAATTTAAATAATGCTTATAGAGAAATTGAACGGGGTTTAAAACAAGGATCTGAACAATTGATTTTCTTTGCTCAGGATAAAGCGTTTTTGAGACAATTACGAGAAAAGTTAATTTCAGGAAAAGATGCTCTTTGTCAACAGCAGGAAGTAGCAGTTTTAGATCAAAGTGTACTTGCTAATAAACGATTAGAATTAGTTCAAGAAAAGACTAGAGATAAAAAGCGAGTTTTCTTGATGACTTCTTCAGGTTCAAGAGGTGTTTCTTTTCCAAAAACTGATTATATAATTGCCACAATTCCCCGATTTAATATTGAATCTGCTTTAATGGAAGTTGCACAACTTATTTATCGTGGGAGAGGAATGTACACAGATTCAGAAACGGGTTTACAAGTTTCTGGAGATAATCAAGCTAGAACATTAGTAATGTTGATTAATGATTATATTATTGAAGATGAAGATAGTGATTTTCCTAAACGTTGGTTACGTCAATCAAGTGATTTATTGACTTTATTAATGATGTTACGTTCGACCATTCATACACGCATTAAAGGTGATGCAGGACTCAAAAGACAACGGATTGCATTTGTTCCAGTTGGTTCTATTGGAGATGAAGAATTATTAAATTTAATGTCTGATGATGTGCAAAGTTTTTTACAGGAAGCACGAGTTTTTATCTTTGATAGTCACTCTGATGAGTCTAAAAGAACTGTGAAAAAAACACAACAGCTAATAGAGGAAATATTTGCTGATTTTAAATTAACTGGTAAAGCAGCAGATAGAAATACTAAATCTTATACTGATTATCGCACTTTAGACACATTCATACAAGTGGTTTCCAGAATTTCTAGTCAATTATTACCATCTTTAGAAAATGCAGATTTAATAATTCCTGAAAATTTAACTTGTCTTGGTGCTTTTTGGATAGAAGATTGGGGACAAAGAAAAACAGAAGAAGCATTCATTTTTGAAGCATGGCGTAAAAATATTGGACAAAAAATTGAAAATCTTGGAAAGTTACTTTATGTAATTTATAAAGATGATCAAAATAAGTTTCCTCCTAAACTTAGACATCCAGCGGGGGAACTATATACAATTTTAAAGAAAGAACAGGAAGATTTAACTCAAGAATATTCAACTTTACAAAATCTAAAAACAGAGAATATTTTAGTCAGTATTCCTTTAGATTATCCTCATTTTTGGCGTAAATTTGAAGATGAAAATAGTCCCAACCTAAGATTAGAAGAACCAGATTCATGGCAAAAATCTTTAGGAAGAAGTTTAACACCTCAAGGTTTAATAATGCCTGTAATTCCCCAATATAATGATATTCCTTGGGTAGCTGTGGCTGGTAGAAGGGTTTTAAATCAATGGGAAACTATTTTTAGCGATCGCTATTTTATGGCATCAAGTGAATTAAATTTACTCAATACCATCTTATTAGAAGATAATTTAGAATAA
- a CDS encoding Uma2 family endonuclease has translation MLTIAPANTHHAILPNISWQTFETILTEMGNHRTTRLAYDMGILEIMTPLMPHEHNNRLLEHLVFALAQELNLNLKSTGSVTCKRQDLAKGVEPDSSFYIQNEPIMRNKQNLDLTQDPPPDLVIEVDYTSASIDKLPIYLALGVPEVWRYDYPVMQIYQMGDGVYIPCDVSPTFANLPLTTEIPHFLAQSLEIGEIPMIEAFRDWVRQIKAD, from the coding sequence ATGCTAACTATAGCACCTGCTAATACCCATCACGCTATACTTCCTAACATTTCTTGGCAGACTTTTGAAACCATTTTAACAGAGATGGGGAATCATCGTACCACCCGTCTAGCTTACGATATGGGAATACTAGAAATTATGACTCCTTTAATGCCTCATGAACATAATAATCGTCTTTTAGAACATTTAGTTTTTGCTTTAGCACAGGAACTTAACCTCAATTTAAAAAGTACAGGTTCGGTCACTTGTAAACGTCAAGATTTAGCTAAAGGTGTAGAACCAGATTCTAGTTTTTACATCCAAAATGAACCGATAATGCGAAATAAACAAAATCTGGATTTGACACAAGATCCACCACCAGATTTAGTTATAGAAGTTGATTATACAAGTGCTTCTATTGATAAATTACCTATTTATTTAGCTTTAGGAGTTCCTGAAGTTTGGCGTTATGATTACCCGGTAATGCAGATTTATCAAATGGGTGATGGCGTTTATATTCCCTGTGATGTTTCCCCTACCTTTGCAAATTTGCCCTTAACCACGGAAATTCCCCATTTTCTGGCTCAAAGTTTGGAAATTGGCGAAATTCCCATGATTGAAGCCTTTCGGGATTGGGTGAGACAAATAAAAGCCGATTAA
- the rseP gene encoding RIP metalloprotease RseP, protein MSVLAAIAVLAILILVHESGHFIAARSQGIYANRFSLGFGPILLKYQGSETEYTLRAFPLGGFVGFPDDDPDSEIPPNDPNLLRNRPVLDRAIVISAGVIANLIFAYLMLALQLGIVGIPQEFQYQPGVLVKPVNEQSVAYQAGIREGDIILAVNGQEIPLGKDATTLLTKEIQTHPNQEIDLKIQHETQQTNLKLTPKQGADGKGVVGIELGPNGKPVYRRPQDIVEIIKVAANRFQQLVVGTFQGFGQLITNFGQTVGQVSGPVKIVQIGAQLAASDTTNLLSFAAIISINLAVINILPLPALDGGQLAFLLIEGLFGKPLPNKIQEGVMQTGLVLLLGLGIFLIVKETTQLEWIQQLLQKL, encoded by the coding sequence ATGTCAGTTTTAGCAGCGATCGCAGTTTTGGCTATTTTGATCTTAGTACACGAGTCTGGACACTTCATAGCCGCCCGTTCTCAAGGCATTTACGCTAACCGCTTTTCCTTGGGTTTTGGTCCAATTCTGTTAAAGTACCAAGGATCAGAAACGGAATACACTCTCCGCGCTTTCCCCTTGGGTGGCTTTGTCGGCTTTCCCGATGATGATCCAGATAGCGAAATTCCCCCCAATGACCCGAATTTGCTGCGTAACCGCCCAGTTTTAGACCGTGCTATTGTTATTAGTGCCGGTGTAATCGCTAATTTAATCTTTGCTTATTTAATGTTGGCTTTACAACTGGGAATCGTCGGTATACCCCAAGAATTTCAGTATCAACCCGGTGTACTTGTCAAACCCGTAAATGAACAATCCGTTGCTTACCAAGCAGGGATTCGGGAAGGAGACATCATTCTCGCAGTGAATGGCCAGGAAATTCCTCTTGGTAAAGATGCAACTACATTATTAACCAAAGAAATCCAAACCCATCCTAATCAAGAAATTGACCTCAAAATTCAACACGAAACCCAACAAACCAACCTGAAACTAACACCAAAACAAGGTGCTGATGGTAAAGGTGTGGTGGGAATTGAATTAGGCCCAAATGGTAAACCAGTTTATCGCCGTCCCCAAGATATTGTGGAGATTATCAAAGTTGCTGCTAATCGCTTCCAACAATTAGTAGTGGGTACATTTCAAGGTTTTGGGCAGTTAATTACTAACTTTGGGCAAACTGTAGGACAAGTTTCAGGTCCCGTGAAAATCGTCCAAATTGGCGCACAATTAGCCGCTAGTGATACCACTAATTTATTGTCTTTTGCAGCAATTATTAGTATTAACTTGGCAGTTATTAATATTTTGCCTCTTCCCGCTTTAGACGGTGGACAATTAGCATTTTTACTAATTGAAGGTTTATTTGGTAAACCTTTACCTAATAAAATTCAAGAAGGTGTGATGCAAACTGGTTTAGTCTTACTTTTAGGATTAGGTATTTTTCTAATTGTCAAAGAAACAACCCAGTTAGAATGGATACAACAATTATTGCAGAAATTGTAA
- the nth gene encoding endonuclease III has translation MTRKSLTKKQRALEILSRIQNLYPDATCSLDYSTPVQLLVATILSAQCTDERVNKVTPGLFGRFPDAESLANADLTELEELVHSTGFYRNKAKNIQGACRMIVSDFNSVVPNTMTELLKLPGVARKTANVVLAHAYGINAGVTVDTHVKRLSQRLGLTKNTEPVGIEKDLMALLPQPDWENWSIRLIYHGRAVCKARSPGCDICELADLCDMNLSHAKSQSLLEGV, from the coding sequence TTGACTCGTAAATCATTAACTAAAAAACAACGGGCTTTAGAAATTCTTTCCCGTATCCAGAATCTTTATCCAGATGCAACCTGCTCCTTAGATTACTCAACTCCTGTACAATTATTAGTAGCAACAATTCTATCCGCTCAATGTACAGATGAGCGTGTGAATAAGGTAACACCAGGATTATTTGGGCGCTTTCCTGATGCTGAAAGTTTAGCAAATGCAGATTTAACAGAATTAGAAGAATTGGTACATTCGACGGGTTTTTATCGCAATAAAGCCAAGAATATTCAAGGTGCTTGTCGCATGATTGTTAGTGATTTTAATTCCGTTGTTCCTAACACCATGACAGAACTATTAAAGCTGCCAGGAGTAGCCAGAAAAACGGCAAATGTAGTTTTGGCACACGCTTATGGTATCAATGCTGGAGTCACTGTAGATACTCACGTAAAGCGATTAAGTCAGCGTTTAGGGTTGACAAAAAATACTGAACCTGTGGGAATTGAAAAAGATTTAATGGCATTATTACCCCAACCAGATTGGGAGAATTGGTCAATTAGATTAATTTATCATGGTCGCGCTGTTTGTAAAGCCCGTTCTCCTGGTTGTGATATTTGTGAGTTGGCTGATTTGTGTGATATGAATTTGTCTCACGCAAAGTCGCAATCTCTCTTAGAGGGTGTTTAA
- a CDS encoding pentapeptide repeat-containing protein, protein MLRLFCQFSYLQRWEFTPLWQIRTIVKQINLLSVELGKSIISKFAVIWFICIFVTVLFLFPVPTFAVQNEPIILTWELLQERVKAPILRDGNLTVDLRKMVIDLRPENAVFRDNFYQLLRKELQKTGAKALGLDLSNSVIEGDFYGNDLGLRTPLYAQGIAQIFTPIEQEQLEGLRSVCLQSLSKAVPNSKDCKSLLNNQSNNSSSISVFRGALIMVESRFNGEVKFSNTFFLQSVNAQGANFLKSTNWDESRFGRTVSLSGAIFHAPSSFQGSIFFDKANFQEVKFLDSADFQGDIFCNDAKFTKGKFQQVVKFNSSSWQGNVDFSSVIFNNQVNFNKVNFHKFLFMKDTIFKQVLIFRESEFNQSVDLQSASILNQADFSDVKFADRAFLNVSGLVFNSNQAKILGNVGEIGRKLIVPTLRGNQNILRNLSQNFRLQQQVSDANQLEYTKQRLRLIELSHQLTAININTASINRLINLGFSATQAVEISKYRQIQYFRNISELLILADVDLEIYNQLSDRIIATEPLVLSGWLFKSLNWLLLSLLLLLSGYGTNFWLVFGVGGVVISCFGVFFWLVDRYRRLSPVAIIPKYYETVCILVSFTCLISGSLLAIFRNSGSPWLTLLCLFFIIFPLPGILLWQLYEQGRYHDLMDISYFREDGTLRQLRLLIGRLPVIPRNPSFRERYMPLLWDRRWNWLNYYDFSLNNLVRLGFNDIRLRDEHLPGIISTLAWYQWSLGILYIILAGWTLSRTIPGLNLLIYLK, encoded by the coding sequence TTGTTGAGATTATTTTGTCAATTTAGCTATTTACAAAGATGGGAATTTACTCCACTTTGGCAAATAAGAACCATAGTTAAACAAATAAATTTATTATCTGTGGAATTAGGAAAAAGCATCATATCTAAATTCGCGGTAATATGGTTTATTTGTATATTTGTTACGGTTTTGTTTTTATTTCCTGTTCCTACCTTTGCAGTACAGAACGAACCCATAATTTTAACTTGGGAATTATTACAAGAAAGGGTTAAAGCCCCAATTTTACGAGATGGTAATTTGACGGTAGATTTAAGGAAGATGGTAATTGATTTACGTCCTGAAAATGCCGTTTTCCGCGATAATTTTTACCAATTACTCAGAAAAGAATTGCAAAAAACTGGTGCAAAAGCTTTGGGTTTAGATTTGAGTAATTCCGTAATTGAAGGTGATTTTTATGGGAATGATTTGGGTTTAAGAACTCCTCTTTATGCTCAAGGTATAGCTCAAATTTTTACACCTATTGAACAGGAACAGTTAGAAGGTTTACGTTCTGTATGTTTGCAGTCTTTATCAAAGGCTGTTCCTAATTCTAAAGATTGTAAATCTTTGTTAAATAATCAGTCAAATAATTCTAGTAGTATTTCCGTATTTCGTGGAGCTTTAATCATGGTAGAAAGTCGTTTTAATGGGGAAGTTAAATTCTCTAATACGTTCTTTCTTCAATCTGTAAATGCTCAAGGAGCAAATTTTCTAAAATCCACTAATTGGGATGAATCTAGATTTGGTAGAACTGTGAGCTTGAGTGGGGCTATTTTTCACGCTCCTAGTAGTTTTCAAGGGAGTATTTTTTTTGATAAGGCTAATTTTCAAGAAGTAAAATTTCTAGATTCTGCTGATTTTCAAGGTGATATATTCTGTAATGATGCAAAATTTACAAAAGGAAAATTTCAACAAGTAGTTAAGTTTAATAGTAGTTCTTGGCAAGGAAATGTTGATTTTTCTAGTGTAATTTTTAATAATCAAGTAAATTTCAATAAAGTTAATTTTCATAAATTTTTATTTATGAAAGATACGATTTTTAAACAAGTGCTAATTTTTCGAGAATCTGAGTTTAATCAATCTGTCGATTTACAAAGTGCAAGTATTCTGAATCAAGCTGATTTTAGTGATGTCAAGTTTGCAGATAGAGCATTTTTAAATGTGTCCGGGTTGGTATTTAATTCTAATCAAGCGAAAATTTTAGGTAATGTGGGAGAAATTGGTAGAAAGTTGATTGTCCCGACATTACGAGGTAATCAAAATATTTTGCGGAATTTAAGTCAAAATTTCCGGTTACAGCAGCAGGTTAGTGATGCAAATCAGTTGGAATATACAAAACAACGTTTAAGATTAATTGAATTGAGTCATCAGTTAACAGCTATTAATATTAATACTGCTTCTATTAATAGGTTGATAAATTTGGGTTTTTCAGCAACTCAAGCGGTTGAGATTAGTAAATATCGTCAAATCCAATATTTTCGGAATATTAGTGAACTATTGATTTTAGCAGATGTGGATTTAGAAATATATAATCAGTTAAGTGATAGAATTATTGCCACTGAACCTCTAGTTTTAAGTGGGTGGTTATTTAAATCTTTAAATTGGTTGTTATTGAGTTTGTTATTATTATTAAGTGGTTATGGTACAAACTTTTGGTTAGTATTCGGCGTAGGTGGTGTAGTTATTTCTTGTTTTGGTGTATTCTTTTGGTTAGTTGATCGCTATCGTCGTTTGTCTCCTGTAGCAATTATTCCTAAATATTATGAAACTGTTTGTATATTAGTTAGTTTTACTTGTTTAATATCTGGTAGTTTGTTAGCAATTTTTCGTAATTCTGGTAGTCCTTGGTTAACTTTGCTGTGCTTATTCTTTATCATTTTCCCCCTACCTGGGATTTTATTATGGCAACTTTATGAACAAGGACGTTATCATGATTTAATGGATATTTCCTATTTTAGAGAAGATGGAACATTAAGACAGCTAAGATTATTAATTGGGAGATTACCAGTTATTCCTAGAAATCCTAGTTTTCGGGAAAGATATATGCCGCTATTATGGGATAGACGCTGGAATTGGCTGAATTATTATGATTTTAGTTTGAATAATTTAGTGAGATTAGGATTTAATGATATTCGTTTACGAGATGAACATTTACCAGGAATTATCTCTACTTTAGCTTGGTATCAATGGAGCTTAGGTATACTTTATATTATTCTCGCTGGTTGGACTCTCTCGCGCACAATTCCGGGATTAAATCTATTGATTTATTTGAAATAA
- a CDS encoding zinc-dependent alcohol dehydrogenase family protein, with protein MKAILMTAAGKPEVLELQEVPQPIPANKEILVRILAAGVNPIDTKLRQRGTFYPEQMPAILGCDGAGIVEAVGSSVEKFCVGDEVYFCYGGLGANPGNYAEYTIVDERFVAFKPKSVSFTEAAAAPLVLITAWEALYERGRLEPGEKVLVHAGAGGVGHVAIQLAKLKGAEVATTVSSPEKANFVTQIGADKVIFYQENDFVESILEWTNGEGVDLVFDTVGGDTFEKSFPAVRIYGDIVTILEPKANTVWKVARNKNLRISLELMLTPMLLGNVEALIHHGDILQQCANWIDEGKLKIAVSQTFSLAEAAKAHALIEAGSMLGKVVLLNS; from the coding sequence ATGAAAGCAATATTAATGACAGCAGCGGGTAAACCGGAAGTTTTAGAGTTACAAGAAGTTCCCCAACCCATACCAGCAAATAAAGAAATTTTAGTGAGAATTTTAGCGGCTGGTGTTAACCCCATTGATACTAAGTTACGTCAACGGGGGACATTTTACCCGGAACAAATGCCGGCTATTTTAGGATGTGATGGTGCGGGTATAGTGGAAGCTGTGGGTAGTAGTGTGGAGAAATTTTGCGTTGGGGATGAAGTATATTTTTGCTATGGTGGTTTGGGTGCAAATCCCGGAAATTATGCTGAATATACGATTGTTGATGAAAGATTTGTGGCTTTTAAACCCAAATCAGTTTCTTTCACCGAAGCAGCAGCAGCACCTCTGGTTTTAATTACTGCTTGGGAAGCTTTATATGAACGCGGCAGACTTGAACCAGGAGAAAAGGTATTAGTTCATGCTGGTGCGGGTGGCGTTGGTCATGTGGCTATTCAATTAGCTAAACTCAAGGGTGCAGAAGTAGCAACTACAGTTAGTTCTCCAGAAAAAGCCAATTTTGTCACTCAAATTGGTGCTGATAAGGTAATTTTTTATCAAGAAAATGATTTTGTCGAATCTATATTAGAGTGGACTAATGGTGAAGGTGTAGATTTAGTTTTTGATACTGTTGGTGGTGATACTTTTGAAAAATCTTTTCCCGCAGTGCGAATTTATGGGGATATTGTGACTATTCTTGAACCCAAAGCTAATACTGTTTGGAAAGTTGCTAGAAATAAAAATCTCCGCATTAGTTTGGAATTAATGCTCACACCAATGTTATTAGGAAATGTGGAAGCATTAATACATCATGGAGATATTCTCCAACAGTGCGCTAATTGGATAGATGAAGGTAAATTAAAAATTGCAGTTAGTCAGACGTTTTCTTTAGCGGAAGCAGCCAAAGCACACGCTTTAATTGAAGCTGGTTCTATGTTGGGTAAGGTTGTTTTATTGAATTCATAA
- a CDS encoding biopolymer transporter ExbD produces the protein MKVKLDNSGEDLQIQIIPLIDVVFCILTFFLLAALQFTRQQAINVNLPKASTGENSAANAQSKNKILPVTIDAIGLIYIEKEPVKREELETRLKTYIQANPDGILVLNASRTATYNDVIQTLDLLRQVGGNRVSLGIIPGSSQSGMNAPSFPIPPIPNNPTNPEVNPLGNLRSLPPANPNPFPVPGSGINPGTLPVIPNNTLPVTPVTPVTPGTNNSSPQN, from the coding sequence ATGAAAGTTAAGCTAGATAACTCCGGTGAAGACCTTCAGATTCAAATTATCCCCTTAATTGATGTTGTTTTTTGTATTCTGACATTCTTTCTATTGGCAGCTTTACAATTTACTCGTCAACAAGCAATTAATGTTAACTTACCCAAAGCTAGTACAGGTGAAAATTCTGCTGCTAATGCTCAAAGTAAAAACAAGATATTACCCGTAACAATTGATGCTATTGGGTTGATTTACATAGAAAAAGAACCTGTGAAACGGGAGGAATTAGAAACACGTTTAAAGACATATATCCAAGCAAATCCAGATGGGATTTTAGTATTGAATGCGTCGCGGACAGCTACTTACAACGACGTGATTCAAACATTGGATTTGCTGCGACAAGTAGGCGGAAATCGTGTTTCTTTGGGAATTATCCCCGGTTCATCTCAATCGGGAATGAATGCACCCAGTTTCCCTATTCCTCCCATACCTAATAATCCTACCAACCCAGAAGTTAACCCACTAGGAAACTTGAGGTCTTTACCACCAGCTAATCCAAATCCATTTCCTGTACCAGGGAGCGGAATTAATCCAGGGACTTTACCTGTAATTCCTAATAACACTTTGCCTGTAACACCTGTAACACCTGTAACACCAGGCACAAATAATTCTTCTCCGCAAAATTAA